A genomic window from Sphingobacterium spiritivorum includes:
- the hutH gene encoding histidine ammonia-lyase has protein sequence MIKPLFHYGEDHLKVSTALAIGNGQYTGILTEESRERIRKSAGLVEKIVSSDRIVYGINTGFGPLCTTLISREDTRLLQENILKSHAVGVGEPINAELSKLMLILKAHALAKGFSGIQESTIDRIIWHIEQDVIPVVPKQGSVGASGDLAPLSHLFLPLIGFGKVHYKGEIRSTGEVLAIFGLEPLHLAAKEGLALINGTQFIAAHAVKGVETFHQVLMQADLIAALMLEGMNASIKPFFKELHELRAYAGNQFVADTIYHLLEGSEIVTSHANCSRVQDPYSLRCIPQVHGASRTAWLHLKELVETEINAVTDNPVLINEDLTISGGNFHGQPLAMVLDYACLAASEIGNIADRRVYLSLEGDTPNVPKLLLRSTGLNSGFMILQYTTAALASENKGLCFPSSADSIPTSLGQEDHVSMGSIGGRKLLQVLDNVQKIQSIELLCAAQALDFHHPLKPTPVVAAVHAHVRLAIPHLEEDQAMSDIMETAQALTYSGELIAVARAAAKQENKPYPGMGGNLFDEF, from the coding sequence ATGATTAAGCCACTATTTCATTACGGAGAAGATCATCTAAAGGTCTCCACAGCCTTAGCGATAGGCAATGGACAATATACAGGTATACTTACTGAAGAAAGTCGTGAGCGCATCAGGAAGAGTGCGGGGTTGGTAGAAAAGATAGTATCGTCTGATCGTATTGTTTACGGTATCAACACCGGCTTCGGGCCTCTTTGCACCACACTGATCAGCCGTGAAGATACCCGTTTGCTGCAGGAAAATATTCTTAAGAGTCATGCTGTGGGAGTTGGTGAGCCTATTAATGCCGAATTATCCAAACTGATGCTGATCCTGAAAGCGCATGCTTTGGCCAAAGGATTTTCGGGAATACAGGAAAGTACGATTGATCGTATTATCTGGCATATCGAACAGGATGTGATTCCGGTGGTACCTAAGCAGGGATCTGTAGGCGCTTCAGGGGACCTGGCTCCTTTGTCACATTTGTTCCTGCCTCTGATCGGGTTTGGGAAGGTGCATTATAAAGGTGAAATACGTTCGACAGGGGAGGTACTTGCCATATTCGGTTTAGAACCTTTACATCTGGCAGCAAAAGAGGGTCTTGCACTGATCAACGGAACACAATTTATTGCTGCTCATGCAGTCAAAGGAGTAGAAACGTTTCATCAGGTACTGATGCAGGCGGATTTGATAGCGGCTTTGATGCTGGAAGGAATGAATGCATCTATAAAACCATTTTTCAAGGAGCTACACGAACTCAGAGCATATGCGGGGAATCAATTTGTCGCAGATACTATTTATCATTTACTGGAAGGATCTGAGATTGTCACCTCTCATGCCAATTGTTCACGTGTACAGGATCCTTATTCCTTACGCTGTATTCCTCAGGTTCATGGTGCTTCACGTACAGCCTGGCTGCATCTGAAAGAACTGGTGGAAACAGAAATTAATGCTGTGACGGACAATCCTGTTCTGATTAATGAAGATCTGACAATCAGCGGTGGAAATTTTCATGGGCAGCCTTTGGCAATGGTCTTAGACTATGCCTGTCTTGCAGCCTCCGAAATCGGAAATATTGCAGACAGAAGAGTATATTTATCATTGGAAGGAGATACGCCTAATGTTCCAAAGCTCCTGTTACGTTCTACGGGACTGAACTCCGGTTTCATGATTTTGCAATACACGACAGCTGCTCTTGCGAGTGAAAATAAAGGACTTTGTTTTCCGTCAAGCGCTGATAGTATTCCAACATCTCTGGGACAGGAGGATCATGTGAGTATGGGGTCTATAGGAGGAAGAAAATTGCTGCAGGTGCTGGATAATGTACAAAAGATACAGAGTATAGAACTATTGTGTGCTGCACAAGCTCTGGATTTCCATCATCCGCTGAAACCTACACCTGTTGTGGCAGCGGTACATGCACATGTACGATTGGCAATTCCTCATCTGGAAGAAGATCAGGCTATGTCTGATATTATGGAAACAGCACAGGCATTGACGTACTCCGGTGAACTTATAGCTGTAGCAAGAGCAGCTGCGAAACAGGAAAATAAACCTTATCCGGGTATGGGAGGTAATTTATTTGATGAATTTTAA
- the hutI gene encoding imidazolonepropionase produces the protein MNNENQYRLIGPFREVLTMTDLPLKGALQDQQLHIEKNAGILIKGDRIERIADFELLRSESSYPDLQLTLVEEDTVVIPGMIDVHTHIAFAGTRANDFALRNAGSSYLEIAESGGGIWSTVKDTRAATTDDLVHLILERAAALILQGITTIEVKSGYGLNVEEELKILRAIKQAAKTSKAQLIPTCLAAHTLPKDFEGSHEAYLEILVKELFPVLKEEQLSNRIDAFVEKSAFSKEQIKPYFEAAKALGFDITVHADQFSTSGSEVAVAFAARSADHLESSGTAEIELLAASDVIPVALPGASMGIGCAFTPARRLLDAGTSLAIATDWNPGSAPMGHLLTQASVLACFEKLSNAEVFAGVTYRAAAALGLSDRGILSKGAKADFVLFPTDSIKEITYHQGRLEPIQVWIDGAVVFDHK, from the coding sequence ATGAACAACGAAAATCAATATCGCCTTATAGGGCCTTTCAGGGAAGTGCTGACAATGACTGATCTGCCATTAAAGGGCGCTCTGCAGGATCAGCAACTTCATATTGAGAAAAATGCCGGTATTCTTATCAAAGGAGACCGGATAGAACGTATTGCTGATTTTGAATTGTTACGGTCCGAATCGTCATATCCGGATCTGCAGCTTACGCTTGTAGAAGAAGATACTGTCGTGATCCCCGGAATGATTGATGTGCATACACATATTGCATTTGCCGGTACCCGGGCCAACGATTTCGCCCTGCGTAATGCAGGAAGTTCTTATCTGGAAATTGCAGAGAGCGGAGGGGGTATCTGGAGTACGGTCAAGGATACCCGTGCTGCTACAACTGATGATTTAGTACATCTTATTCTGGAACGGGCAGCAGCACTGATTCTTCAGGGTATAACGACCATTGAAGTGAAGAGCGGATATGGTCTGAATGTCGAAGAAGAGCTTAAGATTTTGCGTGCCATCAAACAGGCTGCTAAAACCTCCAAAGCGCAACTGATTCCTACCTGTCTGGCTGCACATACTTTACCAAAGGACTTTGAAGGGAGTCATGAAGCATATTTAGAGATACTTGTAAAAGAGTTATTCCCTGTCCTTAAGGAAGAGCAACTAAGCAACCGGATTGATGCATTTGTCGAGAAAAGTGCTTTCTCTAAGGAGCAGATTAAGCCGTATTTTGAGGCTGCCAAGGCTTTAGGTTTTGATATCACGGTACATGCGGATCAGTTCAGTACTTCAGGAAGTGAAGTCGCCGTTGCATTTGCTGCCAGAAGTGCCGATCATCTGGAGAGTTCGGGAACTGCCGAAATAGAGTTGCTGGCTGCTTCAGATGTTATTCCTGTTGCTTTACCGGGAGCATCTATGGGTATAGGATGTGCCTTTACACCGGCAAGAAGATTGCTGGATGCAGGTACAAGTCTGGCTATTGCCACAGACTGGAATCCCGGCTCAGCTCCAATGGGACATTTGCTGACGCAGGCATCTGTACTGGCTTGTTTTGAGAAACTTAGCAATGCAGAGGTGTTTGCCGGAGTAACATACAGAGCTGCTGCAGCTTTGGGATTGTCCGATCGGGGCATTTTGTCCAAAGGTGCTAAGGCGGATTTTGTGTTGTTCCCTACGGATAGCATTAAAGAGATTACGTACCATCAGGGTCGGTTGGAACCTATACAGGTGTGGATTGACGGAGCAGTTGTTTTTGATCATAAATAA
- a CDS encoding urocanate hydratase: protein MTFQEEILQGIPAELPVERSRDHKVSHAPKRKDILNREEKKLALRNALRYFPKEWHAVLGKEFLEELEQYGRIYMYRFMPSYDLYARPVTEYPAKSRHAAAIMLMIQNNLDPAVAQHPEELITYGGNGAVFQNWAQYRLTMQYLANMEDTQTLHMYSGHPMGLFPSSAFAPRVIVTNGMMIPNYSKPDDWERYNALGVTQYGQMTAGSYMYIGPQGIVHGTTITVMNALRKKLKAGEDTKGKVFLTSGLGGMSGAQPKAGNIARCITVCAEVNPDAAHKRHKQGWVDELFEDIDTLVLRLKSAIAQQEVVSLAYIGNVVDLWERFYEEEIFVTVGSDQTSLHNPWSGGYYPVGLRFEEANRMLAEEPELFVQKVKETLVRHVEAINKHTARGTYFFDYGNAFLLESGRAGADVFAANGTDFRYSSYVQDILGPMCFDYGFGPFRWVCTSGLEADLQLTDQLALEVMLELQADAPQEIVQQLEDNIQWIKAAQANKLVVGSQARILYADAEGRIRIAQKFNEAVRTGRLSAPVVLGRDHHDVSGTDSPYRETSNIYDGSKFTADMAIHNVIGDSFRGASWVSIHNGGGVGWGEVINGGFGMVLDGTSEADEKLVQMLFFDVNNGIARRAWARNPEAISAIERELQRSRQLQVTRASLVDDAVIDHLF, encoded by the coding sequence ATGACATTTCAGGAAGAGATCTTACAAGGTATTCCAGCGGAATTGCCGGTAGAAAGAAGTCGAGATCATAAAGTGAGCCATGCGCCAAAGCGTAAGGATATATTGAATAGGGAAGAGAAGAAACTCGCTTTGCGGAATGCATTGCGCTATTTTCCAAAAGAATGGCACGCTGTACTGGGGAAGGAGTTTTTGGAAGAACTTGAACAGTACGGACGTATTTATATGTATCGTTTTATGCCTTCATATGACCTTTATGCAAGGCCTGTAACGGAATATCCTGCTAAAAGCCGTCATGCGGCAGCTATTATGCTGATGATTCAGAATAATCTGGATCCTGCCGTGGCGCAGCATCCGGAGGAACTGATTACGTACGGGGGCAATGGTGCTGTGTTTCAGAACTGGGCACAATACAGACTTACTATGCAGTATCTGGCAAATATGGAAGATACGCAGACCTTGCATATGTATAGCGGACATCCGATGGGTCTTTTCCCTTCCTCCGCTTTTGCTCCGCGTGTCATCGTGACAAATGGTATGATGATACCGAATTATTCTAAACCGGACGATTGGGAACGTTATAATGCTTTAGGAGTAACGCAATACGGACAGATGACTGCAGGATCTTATATGTATATCGGTCCGCAGGGTATTGTACACGGTACGACGATTACGGTAATGAATGCATTGCGTAAAAAGCTGAAAGCAGGCGAAGACACGAAAGGAAAAGTTTTTCTGACATCTGGTTTGGGAGGAATGAGCGGCGCACAGCCAAAGGCCGGAAATATTGCACGCTGTATTACAGTATGTGCAGAGGTCAATCCGGATGCTGCTCATAAGCGACATAAACAGGGTTGGGTGGATGAATTATTCGAGGATATTGATACACTTGTCTTACGATTAAAGTCGGCAATAGCCCAACAGGAAGTCGTTTCACTGGCCTACATTGGTAATGTGGTGGATCTTTGGGAACGATTTTATGAAGAAGAGATTTTTGTGACGGTGGGCAGCGATCAGACTTCTCTGCATAATCCCTGGTCTGGAGGTTATTATCCGGTAGGGCTGCGTTTTGAAGAGGCTAATCGCATGCTTGCAGAAGAACCGGAACTCTTTGTCCAAAAGGTAAAAGAGACACTGGTGAGACATGTGGAAGCGATTAATAAGCATACGGCCAGAGGAACGTATTTCTTTGATTATGGAAATGCCTTTCTTCTGGAATCCGGTCGGGCAGGTGCAGATGTGTTTGCCGCGAATGGTACGGATTTCAGGTATTCTTCGTATGTACAGGATATTTTGGGGCCTATGTGTTTTGATTATGGCTTCGGGCCATTCAGATGGGTGTGTACCTCGGGGCTTGAAGCTGATCTTCAATTGACGGATCAACTGGCACTCGAAGTGATGCTTGAATTGCAGGCCGATGCTCCTCAGGAGATCGTGCAGCAGCTGGAAGATAATATTCAGTGGATTAAGGCCGCACAGGCTAATAAGCTTGTTGTAGGTTCTCAGGCCCGCATATTGTACGCAGATGCGGAAGGAAGGATCCGGATTGCTCAGAAATTTAATGAAGCGGTGAGAACCGGACGGTTGTCTGCTCCGGTAGTTCTGGGTCGGGATCATCATGATGTGAGTGGTACGGATTCTCCTTACAGAGAGACGAGCAATATCTATGATGGCAGTAAATTTACCGCCGATATGGCTATACATAATGTGATTGGTGACAGTTTCCGTGGCGCAAGCTGGGTTTCTATTCACAATGGCGGAGGTGTTGGCTGGGGAGAAGTGATCAACGGCGGATTCGGAATGGTTCTTGACGGAACTTCTGAGGCTGATGAAAAATTAGTACAGATGTTGTTTTTTGATGTTAATAATGGTATCGCCAGACGTGCCTGGGCTCGCAATCCGGAAGCAATATCGGCTATAGAACGTGAATTGCAACGTTCCAGACAGCTGCAGGTTACACGAGCTTCATTGGTTGATGATGCTGTTATTGATCACTTATTCTAA
- the hutG gene encoding formimidoylglutamase has translation MGHLHIEDYVPGNALLWQGRTDGTDDAYLRWYQVVQCIDLSGEVKLSSGSYVLLGFCSDEGVRRNSGRVGAVQGPKSIREVLRNLPVHHDADVILYDGGDILCTEGRLEKAQRQLSLAILQVLELGGFPIVLGGGHEVTYGHFQAVYQSVGELQKIGIINFDAHFDLRKPVDGVATSGTGFFQIAEDLHKQGKQLHYLALGIQKISNTKVLFDTAHDFGATYITAEEMGNSLRQEHILVQLEQFIAKVDCIYMTIDLDVFAAAYAPGVSATAFCGVLPDQHFFKLLHTILNSGKLRSYDIAELNPVFDVDNRTAKLAADLIFKSVSG, from the coding sequence ATGGGACATTTACACATTGAAGATTACGTACCGGGGAATGCCCTTTTGTGGCAGGGGAGGACTGATGGCACTGATGATGCTTATCTGCGTTGGTATCAGGTTGTTCAATGTATTGATCTTTCGGGTGAAGTGAAGCTGTCTTCAGGAAGTTATGTCTTGCTGGGATTTTGTAGTGATGAAGGGGTAAGACGTAATTCAGGCCGGGTGGGTGCTGTGCAGGGACCAAAATCTATCCGGGAAGTGCTGCGCAATCTTCCTGTACATCATGATGCAGATGTGATCTTGTACGATGGGGGAGATATTCTGTGTACAGAGGGTCGTCTGGAGAAGGCTCAGCGACAGCTCAGTTTAGCGATCCTGCAGGTTTTGGAACTTGGTGGTTTTCCGATTGTCCTGGGAGGCGGACATGAAGTCACATACGGACATTTTCAGGCTGTTTATCAATCTGTCGGAGAATTGCAGAAAATTGGTATTATTAACTTTGATGCACATTTTGATTTGCGTAAACCTGTAGATGGGGTAGCTACTTCAGGTACGGGCTTCTTTCAGATAGCTGAAGATTTACATAAACAAGGTAAACAGCTGCACTATCTGGCACTTGGTATACAGAAAATCAGCAATACAAAGGTTTTGTTTGATACAGCACATGATTTTGGCGCAACTTATATTACTGCGGAAGAGATGGGTAACTCGCTCCGGCAGGAACATATACTTGTTCAGTTGGAACAGTTTATTGCAAAAGTAGACTGTATTTATATGACGATTGATCTGGATGTGTTTGCGGCAGCATATGCTCCTGGAGTAAGTGCTACTGCTTTTTGTGGAGTTTTACCGGATCAGCATTTTTTTAAGCTGTTACATACTATTCTGAACAGCGGAAAATTAAGATCCTATGATATTGCTGAACTAAATCCTGTATTTGATGTGGATAACAGGACGGCGAAACTGGCAGCTGATCTGATTTTTAAATCTGTATCGGGGTAA
- the nrdF gene encoding class 1b ribonucleoside-diphosphate reductase subunit beta, which produces MNRKIRAVNWNTPDNDYALMFWEQNIKQFWIDTEYIPSKDIDSWKGLSWDMKECYKKALGGLTLLDTLQSHTGMPKIIDHIDSLQNKAVLSYMCMMEAIHAKSYSTIFTTVSTTNEINDVFGWVEQNKHLQFKAQTIDKYYRSIDKEDPTDEELFMALGASVLLESFLFYSGFFLPLWLCGQGQMVASADIIKKIIADESIHGVFVGLIAQDIFRRIPNKEEVKARFLTLLNELYENELKYTEEIYTVVGLTAEVKEYVRYNGNKALMNLGFDPIFEVKQVNPIVLNGLNTETTQHDFFSKKSTNYEKATEIVHLMNEDFQMDATVNV; this is translated from the coding sequence ATGAACAGAAAAATTAGAGCGGTAAACTGGAATACCCCGGACAATGATTATGCATTAATGTTCTGGGAGCAGAATATAAAACAGTTCTGGATCGATACCGAATACATTCCTTCAAAAGATATTGACAGCTGGAAAGGTCTGAGCTGGGATATGAAAGAATGTTACAAAAAAGCATTAGGCGGACTGACATTGTTAGATACACTACAAAGTCACACCGGAATGCCTAAGATCATTGATCATATCGATTCTCTGCAGAATAAAGCTGTATTGTCTTATATGTGTATGATGGAAGCGATTCACGCCAAATCATATTCTACTATTTTCACGACCGTATCTACGACCAATGAGATCAATGATGTATTCGGATGGGTAGAGCAGAATAAGCACCTGCAGTTTAAAGCGCAGACGATCGACAAATACTACCGTTCTATTGATAAAGAAGATCCTACGGACGAAGAATTGTTCATGGCCCTGGGAGCGTCCGTATTACTGGAATCATTCCTGTTCTATTCCGGTTTCTTCCTGCCACTTTGGTTATGTGGACAAGGTCAGATGGTGGCTTCAGCAGATATTATCAAGAAAATCATTGCAGATGAATCTATCCACGGTGTATTCGTTGGATTAATTGCCCAGGATATTTTCAGACGTATTCCAAATAAAGAAGAAGTTAAAGCCCGTTTCCTTACCTTATTGAATGAGCTTTATGAAAACGAATTGAAATACACAGAAGAGATCTACACTGTTGTAGGATTAACAGCAGAAGTGAAAGAATATGTACGTTACAACGGCAACAAAGCGTTGATGAACTTAGGTTTCGATCCGATTTTTGAGGTAAAACAAGTCAACCCGATCGTGCTTAATGGTTTGAATACAGAAACAACACAACATGACTTCTTCTCTAAAAAATCAACGAACTACGAGAAAGCAACTGAAATCGTACACTTGATGAATGAAGATTTCCAGATGGATGCAACAGTAAATGTATAA
- the nrdE gene encoding class 1b ribonucleoside-diphosphate reductase subunit alpha → MIANEVAKSWILLNNEIMIKHDDEYSLHKDKEAVRAYFLEYVNKNTVFFYTLKEKIDYLIEQNYYINFYEWFTFEQMEEVFNFVYAKKFRFQSFMSAFKFFQSYALRDDSGEKFLERYEDRVVAVALFLAREEGVAKAIEYAEIFINQEYQPATPTFLNAGKKRSGELVSCFLDEIGDNLNGIGYAVDSAMKLSSIGGGVSFNISKIRARGEAIKGVEGRAGGVLPIMKIMEDTFSYANQLGQRPGAGAVYLNIFHSDIEEFLDCKKINVDEKVRIKSLSIGIIVPDKFMELAEKDEAAYLIYPHTVMQEYGQYLDELDMDLMYEELITNPNIKKKKINARHLLVKIAQTQKESGYPYIFFKENANREHALNGLGKVKFSNLCTEIMQVSEVSDINIYGKEDTIRYGISCNLGSLNVATVMDNKRIKETVKTAMRALTVVSDVTDIEMVPSIAKANRELHSVGLGAMNLHGFLAKSFIMYESDEALDFANTFFMMMNYYSLEASMEIAKERQRTFVGCEKSAYADGTYFDKYLSRDYMPKSDKVKELFEGMHIPTIEDWAQLKEQVKEHGVYHAYRLAIAPNQSTSYIMNATASVMPIVDIIEVREYGDSTTYYPMPYLTNDNYFYFKSAYDMDQMKVLRLISVIQRHIDQGVSTILHTNSKDSTRDLAKYYIYAHKLGLKSLYYTRTRKSTIDECVSCSA, encoded by the coding sequence ATGATAGCGAACGAGGTAGCAAAAAGCTGGATATTGCTTAATAATGAAATCATGATCAAACATGATGACGAGTATAGCTTACACAAAGACAAAGAAGCTGTACGCGCCTATTTCTTGGAATATGTAAACAAGAATACGGTATTCTTCTATACATTGAAAGAGAAGATTGATTATCTGATTGAACAGAATTATTACATCAACTTTTACGAATGGTTCACATTCGAACAAATGGAAGAGGTGTTTAATTTTGTGTACGCTAAGAAATTCCGCTTTCAGTCCTTCATGAGTGCATTCAAATTCTTTCAGAGTTATGCACTGCGTGATGATTCAGGTGAAAAATTCCTGGAGCGTTACGAAGACCGCGTAGTGGCGGTGGCGCTGTTCTTAGCACGTGAGGAAGGTGTCGCTAAAGCAATCGAATATGCCGAGATATTTATCAATCAGGAATACCAACCTGCTACCCCGACTTTCCTGAATGCCGGTAAAAAACGTTCCGGAGAGCTGGTATCCTGTTTCCTTGATGAAATCGGTGACAACCTTAACGGTATCGGTTATGCTGTAGATTCTGCAATGAAATTATCATCAATCGGTGGTGGTGTCTCTTTCAATATTTCCAAAATCCGGGCTCGTGGTGAAGCGATCAAAGGTGTGGAAGGAAGAGCAGGAGGTGTACTTCCGATCATGAAGATCATGGAAGACACGTTCTCATACGCTAACCAGTTAGGACAACGTCCTGGTGCCGGAGCCGTATACCTGAATATCTTCCACTCAGATATTGAAGAGTTCCTGGATTGTAAAAAGATCAACGTTGACGAAAAAGTCCGTATCAAATCGCTGTCTATCGGTATCATTGTTCCTGATAAATTTATGGAGTTGGCTGAAAAAGACGAAGCAGCTTACCTGATCTATCCGCATACCGTAATGCAGGAGTATGGTCAGTATCTGGACGAATTAGATATGGATCTGATGTACGAGGAATTGATTACCAATCCGAACATCAAGAAGAAAAAAATCAATGCACGCCACTTACTGGTGAAGATTGCACAAACACAAAAAGAATCAGGATACCCATATATCTTCTTCAAAGAAAATGCCAATCGTGAGCATGCCCTGAACGGACTAGGTAAAGTTAAATTCTCTAACCTGTGTACAGAGATCATGCAGGTATCAGAAGTTTCAGATATTAACATCTACGGTAAAGAAGATACCATTCGTTATGGTATTTCATGTAACCTGGGATCGTTGAACGTGGCAACCGTAATGGACAACAAACGCATCAAAGAAACAGTTAAGACAGCCATGCGCGCCCTTACAGTAGTATCTGATGTAACAGATATCGAAATGGTTCCATCCATCGCTAAAGCAAACCGCGAGCTACATTCCGTAGGTCTGGGAGCAATGAATCTGCACGGATTCCTGGCAAAAAGCTTTATCATGTACGAATCAGACGAAGCATTAGATTTTGCCAACACGTTCTTTATGATGATGAACTACTACTCTTTGGAAGCTTCTATGGAAATTGCCAAAGAACGTCAGAGAACATTTGTAGGATGTGAAAAATCAGCATATGCAGACGGTACTTATTTCGATAAATACCTGAGCAGAGATTATATGCCTAAGTCGGACAAAGTCAAAGAACTATTCGAAGGTATGCATATCCCGACTATTGAAGATTGGGCACAACTGAAAGAACAGGTCAAAGAACATGGTGTATACCACGCTTACCGTCTGGCAATCGCACCGAATCAGTCTACATCATATATTATGAACGCAACTGCATCAGTAATGCCGATTGTAGATATTATTGAAGTACGTGAATACGGAGACAGTACAACCTACTATCCGATGCCATACCTGACAAACGATAACTATTTCTATTTCAAATCGGCATACGATATGGACCAGATGAAAGTATTGCGTCTGATCTCAGTTATCCAGCGTCACATTGATCAGGGAGTATCTACTATCCTTCACACGAACTCGAAAGATTCGACACGTGATCTGGCAAAATATTATATCTATGCACATAAATTAGGGTTGAAATCCCTTTATTATACACGTACACGCAAATCTACTATCGATGAGTGTGTATCTTGTTCAGCATAA
- the nrdI gene encoding class Ib ribonucleoside-diphosphate reductase assembly flavoprotein NrdI, which yields MVHIYYDSKTGNVQRFMDKLTQITGWQGHKITEDLEVTEPGHLVTFTTNFGQVPEQTLLFMKRASAMISSVTSSGNRNWGRNFGLAADKIAADFDIPLAFKFELSGTMEDINQFIDIIKNHNYDSERGSKKLDIA from the coding sequence ATGGTACACATCTACTACGACTCTAAAACCGGCAACGTGCAACGTTTTATGGACAAGCTCACCCAGATCACCGGTTGGCAGGGACATAAGATCACAGAAGATCTGGAAGTAACAGAACCCGGTCATCTGGTCACGTTTACCACCAATTTCGGACAAGTCCCGGAGCAGACGCTGTTATTTATGAAAAGAGCATCTGCAATGATCAGCTCCGTTACATCTAGCGGAAACCGCAATTGGGGTAGAAATTTCGGTCTGGCAGCAGACAAAATAGCTGCAGACTTTGACATCCCTCTGGCATTCAAATTTGAATTGTCAGGAACGATGGAAGATATTAATCAATTTATTGACATCATAAAGAATCATAACTATGATAGCGAACGAGGTAGCAAAAAGCTGGATATTGCTTAA
- a CDS encoding glutaredoxin family protein has translation MARIIKFEKNDCAPCAQVSAYLDQKGIQYETINPFDQPELAVKFKVRTVPTVIVLEDEEIKSRIIGFKPEELASIAQ, from the coding sequence ATGGCAAGAATCATCAAATTTGAAAAAAATGACTGTGCACCATGTGCACAAGTATCGGCATACCTCGATCAGAAAGGTATTCAGTACGAGACTATCAATCCTTTTGATCAGCCTGAGTTAGCGGTCAAGTTTAAAGTTCGTACTGTTCCTACCGTCATCGTATTGGAAGACGAAGAGATCAAAAGCCGTATCATTGGATTTAAGCCGGAAGAATTAGCGTCTATTGCACAGTAA
- a CDS encoding DUF2911 domain-containing protein, whose amino-acid sequence MKTQAILLFFVLLSATAFGQTDKSKRPSPPDSVRITTDDGVTIAVNYSRPSLKGRQIGVDVAPIGKVWRTGANEATTFEINKDVSIEGQELPAGKYSLYSIPGEQQITLIFNKTWNQWGTKYEQSEDALRVDVTPTAADTAQEQFKISADKSGKVQLIWGEHAVPFTVKAVK is encoded by the coding sequence ATGAAAACACAAGCAATCTTATTATTCTTCGTATTACTCAGTGCGACAGCATTCGGGCAGACAGACAAGAGCAAACGTCCGAGTCCTCCGGACAGTGTCAGAATCACGACAGACGACGGCGTTACAATAGCTGTTAATTACAGTCGGCCTTCGCTGAAAGGTCGTCAGATCGGTGTTGATGTAGCACCCATAGGCAAAGTATGGCGTACAGGAGCCAATGAAGCCACCACATTCGAAATCAATAAAGATGTATCCATAGAAGGTCAGGAACTTCCTGCCGGAAAATACAGCCTTTACAGCATTCCTGGTGAACAACAGATCACACTGATCTTTAACAAAACCTGGAATCAGTGGGGTACTAAATATGAACAGAGCGAAGATGCACTGCGCGTAGATGTGACGCCTACTGCAGCAGACACCGCACAGGAACAGTTTAAGATCAGCGCAGATAAATCCGGCAAAGTACAGTTAATCTGGGGCGAACATGCAGTTCCGTTTACAGTAAAAGCCGTCAAATAA